The Manihot esculenta cultivar AM560-2 chromosome 8, M.esculenta_v8, whole genome shotgun sequence genomic interval atattgaacaaaccaaaagcaaacactttatgttcagatctcacaaccctttaaacaaccttagtttcaaccaaacttcaactagaattaggggtttcagccactcatggctgaaccaaaatagaaaatagaaggaAAGAACAAAGGAGGAAGAACCGGTGgtggaggagaagaaggagcggcggccgaaggtgcttggTCGAATGGGAGGTGATGTCCAATCTTCAAGTCTgccacttcttgtcttcttaaggcctttaaataggtcttgggaggctgcctagggtttcttggatgtccatgcatcttttggagGTTGCccaaaaatgcccttggtccaatatgtgcATGTGAAGGCAAGGGAggggctttttggtcttttaattgttgcccaaggtgtgtccaagaagtcttcttcatgcactaaagaggaaggtggagccttattttgaattttgaatgtgcatggcatgaagtgggaaacatgtgatcttcaagatttggcttcttgaataaggaagaggctgttcagggggactttcggccgcctaagcttagtttcggaggctggactttcggctctggagcagactttcggccaccgaaggtgcctccgaaggtgggtgactttcggctctggacgagactttcggctttcgaaagtgcttccgaaggtgggtgaaTTTCGGCTTCTGAAAGTGCTTCTGAAAGTGCTTCTGAAGGTGTTTTTCCCAGATTTGttactttttggcagttttaagagcattttctccagaatgtctctttacacctaatatctgcaaaacatgattaaaaccacaaaattaggtagaaaaggtgtaaataaacctcaataagatcatgataatatggactaaaatatgctctatcagaagGTCCAGAGGGGTTGGTTTGTTGGTGGGGGTGAGGTCAGTGTGTTCTGGGTGCAATAATTTTAGgttcactgcaatggcagtgatcaaaTGGCCCAGAATCAGGGGGCGGTGGTACTGGATGGTACTGGAGAATTGGGTAGCAACCCAGTAACCCAGGTGGATTTTCTGGTgagtgtgcatgcaccataaaatATACAACTCtgttctggtcaggatgttgggtGCATCCTTCCTTCCAGAAAGTGTGTATGCCAAGAACCTATGAAGATATTTTAAACTTGGATTTTTGAGGTATAGATCCTTGGATTTTGTGGGTGAATAAGAATCAGGGGGGTTGTCACACAATTCTAAATATGCAGAACTGGGATTAAATTCAGCAGGGAAGTCCCAGGTAGAGTcagggcattcacagcccatggccATACTGAACTCATGTAAAGACAGGCGAAACCGCTATCCTGTCAGCCTAAAACCAATTGTATCTGGTGTGTGTAGGTTGTGCATGGCTGGTTTATCAAAGTAAAATGTGGTGAAGAACTCATGTGTGAGTTCAGTGAAGGATGGCAAGTGAAGGAGGAAGAATTTGTCCCAACCAATAGCAGAGATAAGGGAACGTACCTAGTCTTGGAGTCTCAGTGCTTCAAGGGTGCCATGGTGTATGTACTTACTTGCATGGTATGGCAGAGAAGAGACTCTGTCTAGCTGGGCTCGTTCAGATGCCTTGTTGAAAGTCAAGGCTTGAGTGATGTGATCCGAGTGGgctggtttgggcaaatcattggGCAGATGGCCTTCTTCGTAGCTTGCGGGATGTGTGTCTATGGGTGTCTCTGGATGTTGCTCCGGGctcggtggtggtggtggtggtggcggTGATGGTGTTCTTAGCCGTTTCTGGCCATGACTGGTGGATGTGGTGTCTTCTTGAGGCGTTTCGCCTCCCTGGGTGTCCATTGCGACTGTTGGAGAAGAAGGTGGTGGTTCAATCATCCTCGCCTTGTTTCGTCGGTGATAGGTTTGGATGTCCGGTGAGTCGGAGCGCCTTGGCTCTGTCCCAGTGGTCGGTGCTGTGTCGGTGGTGGTGGGGACGGGTGGAGGGTTGTCCATTGCCTCCTCATCACTGTCAGTGGGAATGCGCACAGGTCTGGGTGTCCCTCGTCTCCTCCACATGCTGGGATCACCGGTGGCCATCATCTTGATTCTGACCATGGTTGTTGATATCGTCGGcaatgaagtttcttggggaagaagaagaagatgaaatgAAAAGAGATAGTGTGAGGgaaaaggaaataataaaaaactatttaaagtgatttggggtagttgaactgccctgatcattaaatGCTGAGTCTCTGGCTTCGTAACAgggtgatttggtcagtgatttgggcaaatcacttggccaaatcactctctTCTTTGCAATTGCTTggttggtactgttcacgccctttgCTGTTGATGGGCTGAGCTGTCGATTTggcctggtgatttgggcaaatcacctgccCCGATCACTTGTGCTTATGGTACAGTTAGACGATttgccccagtgatttgggtaaATCCTTtcatctgggctgcctcccagtagcgccctgttttctgtcttgggctggacagcCTTGTCTTGCTCAGTAGGTtggggaagggggatccaaggaaACCTCTTCCACAAGGTGTACAGTAAATCCCTCATAGAATTGCTTCAAGCGGTGCCCATTAACCTTGAATACTTTGCTGGTTTGTGAGCTGCAAATGTCCATAGCTCCATGTGGGTAGATGTGTTCTACCAAGAATGGCCCAATCTacctagaccgaagcttcctagggaataatttgaaccttgaatcaaaaagcaaaaccttatcaccaacctggaagtgttttctggagatgtgtttttcatggaaggctttggtcttggctttataatcccatgaagcttcatatgcatcatgCCGAATCTCCCCCAGCTCTTGAAGTTGCAATTTTCTGTGGGTTCCAGcctctttttcatcaagattacatCTTTTGACAacccaataggctttgtgttcaagttctatgggcagatggcaagctttcccaaaaatcagcctatatggagacattcCAATTGCAGTTTTATAGGCTattctatatgcccataagaCATCATTGAGGCGCACactccagtccttgcgatttgggcaaactgttttctcaaggatggacttgatctccctgTTTGAGACTTcggccagcccatttgtttgagggtgaTAGGCAGTAGAAGTTCTATGGACAACATGGTGCTTtttaaggagagtttccactatCTTGTTGCAgaaatgggtgcctcggtcactgattatggcTTTGGGCAGTCCGAACCTGGAGAATATGTGGGTTTTCACAAA includes:
- the LOC110621523 gene encoding swi5-dependent recombination DNA repair protein 1 homolog, which produces MVRIKMMATGDPSMWRRRGTPRPVRIPTDSDEEAMDNPPPVPTTTDTAPTTGTEPRRSDSPDIQTYHRRNKARMIEPPPSSPTVAMDTQGGETPQEDTTSTSHGQKRLRTPSPPPPPPPPSPEQHPETPIDTHPASYEEGHLPNDLPKPAHSDHITQALTFNKASERAQLDRVSSLPYHASKYIHHGTLEALRLQD